Proteins co-encoded in one Myxococcus xanthus genomic window:
- a CDS encoding amidoligase family protein, whose amino-acid sequence MKTLRFGIEIETVGASRQKLAHAIQSAVGGHVSGDYRGWQVTDAQGRTWKVVPDASLSGSDYSGEIVSPILTYQDMDALQQVVRAAREAGARADASTGIHIHVDGSRFDAKGVTNLVKMVHKQERLLETALGVSAARLARYCRPIDAEFLRRLEARRPRTLQEVNEAWYGRRNSMPSRYDSSRYHGLNLNSLFFRGTIEFRYFNGSVHAGEVKAYVQLVLALAARALASKAASSKRRDFNPATAKYDFRVFLLHLGLIGEEFKTARLHLLKKLEGSAAWKGQRRDRRGSGEGEGGSPGSEGTQGGAGGSAPTEAMAAA is encoded by the coding sequence ATGAAGACGCTCCGGTTTGGAATTGAGATTGAGACGGTTGGCGCCAGCCGCCAGAAGCTGGCCCATGCGATTCAGAGCGCGGTGGGCGGGCACGTTTCTGGCGACTACCGGGGCTGGCAGGTGACGGACGCCCAGGGCCGCACCTGGAAGGTGGTGCCGGACGCCTCGCTGAGCGGGAGCGACTACAGCGGCGAAATCGTCTCCCCCATTCTCACCTACCAGGACATGGACGCCTTACAGCAGGTGGTGCGCGCCGCGCGCGAGGCCGGCGCACGCGCCGACGCCTCCACCGGCATCCACATCCACGTCGACGGAAGCCGCTTCGACGCGAAGGGCGTCACCAACCTCGTCAAAATGGTGCACAAGCAGGAGCGCCTCCTGGAGACGGCCCTCGGGGTGAGCGCCGCGCGGCTGGCCCGGTACTGCCGCCCCATCGACGCGGAATTCCTCCGGCGCCTGGAGGCCCGCCGCCCGCGCACCCTGCAGGAGGTGAATGAGGCTTGGTACGGGCGCCGCAACAGCATGCCCAGCCGCTACGACTCGAGCCGCTACCACGGCCTCAACCTCAACAGCCTCTTTTTTAGAGGCACCATTGAATTCAGGTACTTCAACGGCTCGGTGCATGCGGGAGAGGTGAAGGCCTACGTCCAACTGGTGTTGGCCCTCGCCGCCCGGGCCCTGGCCTCGAAGGCCGCCTCCAGCAAGCGCCGCGACTTCAACCCCGCCACCGCCAAGTACGACTTCCGGGTGTTCCTCCTGCACCTGGGCCTCATCGGCGAGGAGTTCAAGACGGCCCGCCTCCACCTCCTCAAGAAGCTGGAGGGCAGCGCCGCCTGGAAAGGCCAGCGCCGCGACAGGCGCGGCTCAGGCGAGGGAGAGGGCGGCTCGCCCGGCAGCGAGGGCACGCAGGGCGGCGCTGGGGGCAGCGCGCCCACCGAAGCCATGGCCGCCGCATGA
- a CDS encoding gamma-glutamylcyclotransferase family protein encodes MKRASTPTRVFVYGTLLSGEPNHRLLRGARLIGPARTQPRFTLYDYGPFPALASRGTHAVEGEVYEVDALMLAALDKLEGHPYFYERKSITLDGAGRVEAYLFPKERLAGRPIIESGCWRRHLKVRKPW; translated from the coding sequence GTGAAGCGCGCTTCAACCCCGACGCGCGTCTTCGTCTACGGGACGCTGCTGTCCGGCGAGCCCAACCACCGCCTCCTGCGCGGCGCACGCCTCATCGGCCCGGCGCGGACGCAGCCCCGCTTCACCCTCTACGACTACGGGCCCTTCCCCGCCCTCGCCTCCAGGGGCACGCACGCTGTCGAGGGCGAGGTGTACGAAGTCGACGCTCTCATGCTGGCGGCGCTCGACAAGCTCGAGGGGCACCCGTACTTCTACGAGCGCAAGTCCATTACCCTCGACGGTGCCGGCCGCGTCGAGGCATACCTGTTTCCCAAGGAGCGGTTGGCTGGCCGCCCCATCATCGAGTCCGGTTGCTGGCGTCGACACCTGAAGGTGAGGAAACCATGGTAA
- a CDS encoding gamma-glutamylcyclotransferase family protein, with product MLYFAYGSNLDRAQMRTRCPGATVEARATLPGHTLVFGGYSRRWGGAVASLQRVRGAHVEGLLYRLTPEDLRALDVFEGHPFAYRRATRLVTDRAGQRRRALVYLQPETRLESWPPAARYFLVLWHAYGRLGFNRAALSGALGGAA from the coding sequence ATGCTCTACTTCGCCTACGGCTCCAACCTCGACAGGGCCCAAATGCGCACGCGCTGCCCTGGCGCCACCGTCGAGGCCCGGGCCACCCTTCCCGGCCACACCCTGGTGTTTGGCGGGTACAGCCGCCGCTGGGGCGGCGCCGTCGCCAGCCTCCAGCGCGTGCGCGGCGCCCACGTCGAGGGGCTGCTGTACCGCCTCACGCCCGAGGACTTGCGCGCCCTCGACGTCTTCGAGGGGCACCCCTTCGCGTACCGGCGCGCTACGCGGCTGGTGACGGACAGGGCCGGCCAGCGCCGTCGCGCCCTGGTGTACCTCCAGCCCGAGACACGCCTCGAGTCCTGGCCTCCCGCAGCCCGCTACTTCCTCGTCCTCTGGCACGCCTACGGGCGCCTGGGCTTCAACCGCGCCGCCCTCTCGGGCGCCCTGGGAGGTGCGGCGTGA